ACACGAACGATATCTTCCTTTAGTGGTCCCCAAACAACGGGCACGACACCATTCCATAATGAATTCACCCAAAATTTTTCAGTTATATAGTCTTTACAGTGTATACTATTCTCAAACgacatgaaaaatttatattgataaaGTAGTTCTGTTATGTTCCCTTCGTATCGCGATCCAAAGCATTCCCCGTATCTGGAACAGAATGACAATAAGTCATCAATAACACTTACATATCACGTTAGACTTCTTTAGAAAAGTATCCATTAATGTATTTGGGTATATCTATAAGTTTCGTTATTCAACATTGGACAATTTCAGATATTGTGGCATCGGTTAAAAATATGGTCTCCCACTTTAGCACCGTAATAAGAGTGAAATAGGGCATCTTTTCATTTAgtattgatattaaatttaagAGTATTACCGTGTTAAATTCAATCCTTCTTCCACAAGTGCATCCGataattttattcttaattgggACCCAGCTCTCCAGCATTCGCTTGCTAGCATAATAGCTAACTTCGTTTTCTTTTTCAATGAAAATGGCTGTatctgtaataaaaaaaaaacgcttttattTCAATAGAAGTATGCTGTTATGAGTtacataaaattgaatttcaccTAAAGATGTAAGATTTCTAACTCAACTAATTCACACAGGTCAGAAAGAGGCAGACAATTTTGCAAGCTTGGGCTTGTAATTGTTTTGCTTGTGTCGGTTTCAGTCCGTAAAAATTTAGTACGTTCGTAAATTCATTTATGACCCTGTCAAAACCCTTTTATCTTCTAGTAGTGGGAAAAGTCTGATATTTGGCGAGAGCAATACTTTTAGATCACTCATTATGGACTTTTAAAGATTTTCGACACGCTGAGTCCCGGGAGGGAAAGGATTTACCGGATGTTATAGCCTACTAGAAACTAGTGCAACTTCTTCCCAGAAAATACTGATCCTGAAATAACACAGGTATGTTGTTCAATTTGCAAAACGTTTTAACACCAACGGTATTCCACGGCGCTTGAATATAATGATGGGACTGTCAAACTTATTTCATGACTCGATTCAGAACGTCAATTATAATCAAAGAGGCGCCTTGAAATGTTAACAAATGATATTCTGATCAGTAGATTTCAAATTGCTTTATGAGCGAACAATTCCTGCAAATGAAAAGGGAAACACCCTGGGAAATACCCTAATCAGGTAATAAAAATAGGGtagaacgaaaaaaaaattataatgaaaaagtatgcaaacgaaaATGCATCAAAAATTTTTGCATCTAGTATTATGGCCCACTGCAATTGCTCGGTATCCAAGGTAGGTTTCACCAGTAGGATGTGTGTTTGCTGTCAGCTTGTCCGGTCAAATAGAGTAAAATATTTCACGATATGTACATATATATCAGGTACTGCTGGGTTACTTACTGTTTTTAACATATCTTTCTGCCATATCCCGTAATTATTAACTATGTCAGAATCTCTTCTATATGACACCGTCATATTGAAAATCTTGTCGTATTCATTAAAGATCACGTCCATTCGTTTTTCGAATGCGTATCTAGTGTAGTATGGATTCTCGCCACTCATAAGCACGTATATGTGATTCGGCAATCTTCAGAATgaaaacagaatatatatatatattattggaaAGCACACACAAAAATTACTTGGCCTCTctatttctatattattttcGTACTATGGCTTCATCGCAAATCGTTTGGCTATTTGAACCTATACACCAGTTTTACAATAATTGAAAAAGGCGGGATATACTTCAACAAATCAACAGTGATATACTTACTAGTTATAAAGGACGTTGGTTTCTGTTGATGAGCAATAGTAGGGCAAGAAATAACACCGATTTGCCTTCGTATCAATACCGACCAGTGGATGAAAGACTGACAATAATTTTCTCGAAATGAGCATTGCCTCGATTTTATGATTATGTGTTTCCTTGGGCTTTTTGTCAGTTTTTCCTCGTGTTTCCGAAAAATTAGAGCCATCataaaacactctcaaaatcagcataaaaaatattgcaatggtAAATATAGGAATAATTATTATTCAAGGGTCGTTGAAGTGCGGATTTAGTAATTCACAGATTACTCGATGATGcgtttttgttaaatatttttgtttatattgtgAGAAACTGTCAAAGCTAACGTACAAAGTCATTATTTGTTAATTCTAATATCTACGCTAAAATTACCTTGTAGGTGGCATAATCGTTTTGTAGATAGTAAAGTATTCTGGGTGAAAAAGAAGGACATCACTATCATTTAAATGGTTTCTGTCCGGAGTAACGATACAACCACCGCAAGCTGTTGATAAAGTCCTTGAAATTAGCAAATACTTCTGTAGAAATTCTGGCATTCCCCAAAATAATATCACCTTCGGCTTTGTAATAGTACTGAGCACAATATTCACACTCGATTCATGgcttttttccgatttttcaACGTTGTAAATATTCACAATTTCACCAACAGTTGTTCCTTTATAGTTTGATTGGTGAAATACTTGTTCAATTCGAGGTGGAAAAAGTTTCAGAATGAATATGATGAGCAGAAGAAAGCAGGAGCTGATGGCCAAACTTCGTATAGAAAATCGCATTGCAAAAAGATAGTATAGATTAATCTCATTCTGTAGAAATACATTCATGACTCAATTGaacattaaaaaatatgttGGACAACGTAAAAATGAAACCGGCAATTCATGAGGGCGAAAAGCCCAA
The genomic region above belongs to Styela clava chromosome 13, kaStyClav1.hap1.2, whole genome shotgun sequence and contains:
- the LOC120333053 gene encoding 4-galactosyl-N-acetylglucosaminide 3-alpha-L-fucosyltransferase FUT5-like, which translates into the protein MNVFLQNEINLYYLFAMRFSIRSLAISSCFLLLIIFILKLFPPRIEQVFHQSNYKGTTVGEIVNIYNVEKSEKSHESSVNIVLSTITKPKVILFWGMPEFLQKYLLISRTLSTACGGCIVTPDRNHLNDSDVLLFHPEYFTIYKTIMPPTRLPNHIYVLMSGENPYYTRYAFEKRMDVIFNEYDKIFNMTVSYRRDSDIVNNYGIWQKDMLKTIQPFSLKKKTKLAIMLASECWRAGSQLRIKLSDALVEEGLNLTRYGECFGSRYEGNITELLYQYKFFMSFENSIHCKDYITEKFWVNSLWNGVVPVVWGPLKEDIVRVAPPNSFIYVDDFESLKDLVQYLNYLDKNDDEYLKYFAWRNLEPPERQPNIYCACGKMNLVDEKFCGLCRTVTDGSKGKPNLSLSKWWYGGENPDCLQNNFTQLELDFNKQYGIK